The Streptomyces sp. NBC_01268 genome window below encodes:
- a CDS encoding MarP family serine protease → MNVLDILLLLAAVWFAIIGYRQGFVVGILSVIGFLGGGLVAVLLLPVAWNALTDHSQVTTTATVIFVIVVIVCASVGQAFTTHLGNKLRRHITWSPMRALDATGGALVNVVAMLLVAWLLGSALARTAMPTVGKEVRNSRVLLGVEQLMPDQASTWFTNFTSTLAQNGFPQVFSPFANEPITEVRPPDPALAGSPVADRAQRSIVKVVGTAPSCGKVLEGTGFVFADRRVMTNAHVVGGVDEPTVQIGGEGKLYDAKVVLYDWKRDIAVLDVPALDATPLRFTDEDAHSGDSAIVAGFPENGAYDVRSARVRGRISAKGPDIYHRGEVRRDVYSLYATVRQGNSGGPLLTPEGEVYGVIFARSLDDADTGYALTVDEIKDDISRGRAANQQVDTQGCAL, encoded by the coding sequence GTGAACGTGCTGGACATCCTCTTGCTGCTCGCCGCCGTGTGGTTCGCGATCATCGGTTACCGCCAGGGATTCGTGGTCGGCATCCTGTCGGTCATCGGGTTCCTCGGCGGCGGTCTCGTCGCCGTCCTGCTGCTCCCGGTCGCCTGGAACGCGCTGACCGACCACAGTCAGGTCACGACCACGGCGACCGTGATCTTCGTGATCGTGGTCATCGTCTGCGCCTCGGTCGGCCAGGCCTTCACCACCCACCTCGGCAACAAGCTGCGCCGGCACATCACCTGGTCACCCATGCGCGCCCTGGACGCCACCGGCGGCGCGCTGGTCAACGTGGTGGCCATGCTGCTGGTGGCCTGGCTGCTCGGCTCCGCGCTCGCCCGCACCGCGATGCCCACGGTGGGCAAGGAGGTGCGCAACTCCAGGGTGCTGCTCGGGGTGGAGCAGTTGATGCCCGATCAGGCGTCCACCTGGTTCACGAACTTCACCTCGACCCTGGCCCAGAACGGGTTCCCGCAGGTCTTCAGCCCGTTCGCGAACGAGCCCATCACCGAGGTCCGCCCGCCGGACCCGGCGCTCGCCGGCAGCCCCGTCGCCGACCGCGCGCAGCGCTCGATCGTCAAGGTCGTCGGCACCGCCCCGAGCTGCGGCAAGGTACTCGAAGGCACCGGCTTCGTCTTCGCCGACCGTCGCGTCATGACCAACGCCCACGTCGTCGGCGGGGTCGACGAGCCGACCGTCCAGATAGGCGGCGAGGGCAAGCTCTACGACGCCAAGGTCGTGCTCTACGACTGGAAGCGCGACATCGCCGTGCTCGACGTGCCCGCACTCGACGCCACGCCGCTGCGGTTCACCGACGAGGACGCCCACAGCGGCGACAGCGCCATCGTGGCCGGCTTCCCGGAGAACGGCGCCTACGACGTCCGCTCGGCCCGCGTCCGCGGCCGGATCAGCGCCAAGGGCCCCGACATCTACCACCGCGGCGAGGTGCGCAGGGACGTGTACTCGCTGTACGCGACGGTCCGTCAGGGCAACTCCGGCGGCCCGCTGCTCACCCCGGAGGGCGAGGTGTACGGCGTGATCTTCGCCCGCTCCCTCGACGACGCCGACACCGGCTACGCGCTGACGGTCGACGAGATCAAGGACGACATCTCCCGGGGCCGCGCCGCCAACCAGCAGGTCGACACCCAGGGGTGCGCCCTCTAG
- a CDS encoding NUDIX hydrolase, with protein MTRTGEEIHGTGGLISGAGLPDWLAPVERAARTVAPEQLSRFLPPEDGGGRQSAVLILFGEGERGPELLLMERAGTLRSHAGQPSFPGGALDPEDGDPADGGLLRAALREAREETGLDPSGVQLFGVLPRLYIPVSGFVVTPVLGWWRAPSPVGAVDPAETARVFTVPVADLTDPANRATSLHPSGHSGPAFLVESALVWGFTAGVIDRILHYSGWERPWDRSKQVPLDWRS; from the coding sequence ATGACGCGCACTGGTGAAGAGATCCACGGAACGGGCGGGCTGATCAGCGGCGCGGGCCTGCCCGACTGGCTGGCGCCGGTCGAGCGCGCCGCGCGCACGGTCGCGCCCGAGCAGCTGAGCCGCTTCCTGCCGCCCGAGGACGGCGGCGGCCGGCAGTCGGCGGTGCTCATCCTCTTCGGCGAGGGCGAGCGCGGCCCCGAGCTGCTGCTCATGGAGCGCGCCGGCACCCTCCGCTCGCACGCCGGACAGCCTTCCTTCCCGGGCGGCGCCCTCGACCCCGAGGACGGCGACCCGGCCGACGGCGGGCTGCTGCGCGCCGCGCTGCGGGAGGCGCGCGAGGAGACCGGCCTCGACCCCTCCGGCGTCCAGCTCTTCGGCGTGCTGCCCCGGCTCTACATCCCGGTGAGCGGCTTCGTGGTCACCCCCGTGCTCGGCTGGTGGCGCGCCCCGAGCCCGGTCGGGGCCGTGGACCCCGCCGAGACCGCCCGGGTCTTCACCGTCCCCGTGGCGGATCTCACGGACCCCGCGAACCGCGCGACCTCGCTCCACCCGAGCGGCCACTCCGGCCCCGCGTTCCTCGTCGAATCGGCCCTGGTCTGGGGTTTCACCGCCGGGGTGATCGACCGGATCCTGCACTACTCGGGCTGGGAGCGCCCCTGGGACCGGTCCAAGCAGGTCCCGCTCGACTGGCGCTCATGA
- the nth gene encoding endonuclease III: protein MSNSPVRAQAKGAGRVPDEGNSAVGEHGVSKQTKATKRAPVKPSGAGTAARTAAGTAAATPKAKKAVVKPVVKAAAKSVKAAASAPKPARAAKAPKPESHLAMVRRARKINRELAEVYPYAHPELDFRNPFELLVATVMSAQTTDLRVNQTTPALFAKYPTPEDLAAAVPEEVEELIRPTGFFRAKTKSIMGLAAALRDDFGGEVPGRLEDLVKLPGVGRKTAFVVLGNAYGVPGITVDTHFMRLARRWKWTEQDDPVKIEAEVAEIFPKSEWTMLSHRVIFHGRRICHARKPACGACPITHLCPAYGEGETDPEKAKKLLKYEKGGFPGQRLNPPPDYPGRPAPPLGASS, encoded by the coding sequence GTGTCCAACTCGCCGGTGAGAGCACAGGCCAAGGGGGCTGGAAGAGTGCCGGACGAAGGTAATTCCGCCGTGGGCGAACACGGCGTGTCGAAACAGACGAAAGCGACGAAACGCGCACCGGTGAAGCCTTCCGGGGCGGGGACGGCGGCGCGGACGGCGGCCGGGACGGCCGCGGCGACGCCCAAGGCGAAGAAGGCCGTGGTGAAGCCCGTGGTGAAGGCCGCAGCGAAGTCCGTGAAGGCCGCCGCGAGCGCGCCGAAGCCCGCCAGGGCCGCCAAGGCGCCCAAGCCCGAGTCGCACCTCGCCATGGTGCGAAGGGCCAGGAAGATCAACCGGGAGCTGGCCGAGGTCTACCCGTACGCCCATCCGGAGCTCGACTTCCGCAATCCCTTCGAGCTCCTGGTCGCCACGGTCATGTCCGCCCAGACCACCGACCTGCGGGTGAACCAGACCACCCCGGCGCTCTTCGCGAAGTACCCGACCCCCGAGGACCTGGCCGCCGCCGTCCCCGAGGAGGTCGAGGAGCTGATCCGGCCGACCGGCTTCTTCCGCGCCAAGACCAAGTCGATCATGGGCCTGGCCGCCGCCCTCCGGGACGACTTCGGGGGCGAGGTCCCCGGCCGCCTGGAGGACCTGGTCAAGCTGCCCGGCGTCGGCCGCAAGACCGCGTTCGTCGTCCTCGGCAACGCCTATGGAGTGCCCGGCATCACCGTCGACACCCACTTCATGCGGCTCGCCCGGCGCTGGAAGTGGACCGAGCAGGACGACCCGGTGAAGATCGAGGCGGAAGTCGCCGAGATCTTCCCGAAGAGCGAGTGGACGATGCTCTCGCACCGGGTGATCTTCCACGGCCGCCGCATCTGCCACGCCCGCAAGCCCGCCTGCGGCGCCTGCCCGATCACCCACCTCTGCCCGGCGTACGGGGAGGGCGAGACGGACCCGGAGAAGGCGAAGAAGCTGCTGAAGTACGAGAAGGGCGGCTTCCCGGGCCAGCGGCTCAACCCGCCCCCGGACTACCCCGGCCGGCCGGCCCCGCCGCTGGGCGCGAGCTCGTGA
- a CDS encoding Crp/Fnr family transcriptional regulator, giving the protein MDDVLRRAPLFAALDDEQAAELRASMSEATLARGDALFHEGDPGDRLYVVTEGKVKLHRTSPDGRENMLAVLGPGELIGELSLFDPGPRTATATALTEVKLLGLGHGDLQPWLNARPEVASALLRAVARRLRKTNDQMSDLVFSDVPGRVARALLDLSRRFGVQSEEGIHVVHDLTQEELAQLVGASRETVNKALADFAQRGWLRLEARAVILLDVERLAKRSR; this is encoded by the coding sequence GTGGACGACGTTCTGCGACGCGCCCCGCTGTTCGCGGCGCTCGACGACGAGCAGGCCGCCGAGCTGCGCGCCTCGATGAGTGAGGCGACGCTCGCCCGCGGCGACGCGCTGTTCCACGAGGGCGACCCGGGTGACCGGCTCTACGTGGTCACCGAGGGCAAGGTGAAGCTGCACCGCACCTCGCCCGACGGGCGCGAGAACATGCTGGCCGTCCTGGGCCCCGGCGAGCTCATCGGCGAGCTGTCCCTCTTCGACCCGGGCCCGCGCACCGCCACCGCGACCGCGCTGACCGAGGTCAAGCTGCTCGGCCTCGGCCACGGCGACCTCCAGCCCTGGCTGAACGCCCGCCCCGAGGTGGCCAGCGCCCTGCTGCGTGCGGTCGCCCGCCGACTGCGCAAGACCAACGACCAGATGTCCGACCTGGTCTTCTCCGACGTGCCGGGCCGTGTCGCCCGCGCGCTCCTCGACCTGTCGCGCCGCTTCGGCGTGCAGTCGGAGGAGGGCATCCACGTCGTCCACGACCTCACCCAGGAGGAGCTGGCCCAGCTGGTCGGAGCCTCCCGCGAGACGGTCAACAAGGCGCTCGCCGACTTCGCCCAGCGCGGCTGGCTGCGCCTGGAGGCCCGCGCCGTGATCCTGCTGGACGTCGAGCGCCTCGCGAAGCGCTCGCGCTAG
- a CDS encoding prohibitin family protein translates to MFVFAILLVITAVVLYIIGRVNDSRGLKFGGLGALIAGLFSLIVSMTYVISAYEVGVPVAFGKVGSPMSSGMHVKSPFTDVTTFSTRPVDLNLSDKDVVEVRSSQGGVMYAEVTVKWAVHPSKAVELYKLAGSEDAIQQRLVYPDSREIVRNVFARYSSEQGYASDREKINAEIAGLIKERLAPRGIDVTTVNLRNVKPSDALQGQIDRKIQQQQATERALEAARTAKAESDRRRIEAEGIARANKILNDSLTDKVLMNQCIDAYKEAAAKNPVYTVPCGGGGSNPLIVDGTKR, encoded by the coding sequence GTGTTCGTCTTTGCCATCTTGTTGGTCATCACCGCAGTGGTGCTCTACATCATCGGCCGCGTGAACGACTCCCGCGGTCTCAAGTTCGGCGGCCTCGGCGCCCTGATCGCCGGCCTGTTCTCGCTGATCGTGAGCATGACGTACGTGATCAGCGCGTACGAGGTCGGCGTCCCGGTCGCCTTCGGCAAGGTCGGCTCGCCGATGTCGTCCGGGATGCACGTCAAGTCGCCGTTCACCGACGTCACGACCTTCTCGACGCGGCCGGTGGACCTCAACCTCTCCGACAAGGACGTGGTCGAGGTCCGCTCTTCGCAGGGCGGCGTGATGTACGCCGAGGTCACCGTGAAGTGGGCGGTGCACCCGTCCAAGGCGGTCGAGCTGTACAAGCTGGCCGGCAGCGAGGACGCCATCCAGCAGCGTCTCGTCTACCCGGACAGCCGGGAGATCGTCCGCAACGTCTTCGCCCGCTACAGCAGCGAGCAGGGGTACGCCTCCGACCGCGAGAAGATCAACGCGGAGATAGCCGGGCTCATCAAGGAGCGCCTCGCCCCGCGCGGCATAGACGTCACCACGGTCAACCTGCGCAACGTGAAGCCCTCGGACGCCCTCCAGGGCCAGATCGACCGGAAGATCCAGCAGCAGCAGGCCACCGAGCGGGCCCTTGAGGCCGCCCGTACGGCGAAGGCCGAGTCCGACCGGCGCCGCATCGAGGCCGAGGGCATCGCCCGCGCCAACAAGATCCTCAACGACTCGCTGACCGACAAGGTCCTCATGAACCAGTGCATCGACGCGTACAAGGAGGCCGCGGCCAAGAACCCGGTCTACACGGTGCCCTGCGGCGGGGGCGGCTCGAACCCGCTGATCGTGGACGGCACGAAGCGCTAG
- a CDS encoding MBL fold metallo-hydrolase, with amino-acid sequence MSAAADLPGQPRGAVVSGPATARAVNVLAPNPSAMTLDGTNTWIVAEPGSDLAVVIDPGPLDEGHLRRVVETAEKLGKRIGLTLLTHGHPDHAEGAVRFAELTRSAVRALDPALRLGDEGLAEGDVITTGGLELRVVATPGHTSDSLSFHLPADRAVLTGDTVLGRGTTMVAHPDGRLGEYLDSLRRLRSLTVDDGVHTVLPGHGPVLEDAQGAMEFYLAHRASRLAQVETAVENGARTAPEIVAQVYAAVDRSLWPAAELSVRAQLDYLKERGLI; translated from the coding sequence GTGAGCGCCGCCGCGGACCTCCCCGGGCAGCCGCGCGGCGCCGTCGTCTCCGGCCCGGCGACCGCCCGCGCGGTGAACGTCCTCGCGCCGAACCCCTCGGCGATGACGCTGGACGGCACCAACACCTGGATCGTCGCCGAGCCCGGCTCCGACCTCGCCGTCGTCATCGACCCCGGTCCGCTCGACGAGGGGCACCTGCGGCGGGTCGTGGAGACCGCCGAGAAGCTGGGCAAACGGATCGGGCTCACCCTGCTCACCCACGGGCACCCGGACCACGCCGAGGGCGCCGTGCGCTTCGCCGAGCTCACCCGGAGCGCGGTGCGGGCGCTCGACCCCGCCCTGCGGCTGGGTGACGAGGGCCTCGCCGAGGGCGACGTGATCACGACCGGAGGGCTCGAACTGCGGGTCGTGGCGACGCCAGGGCACACCTCCGACTCGCTGTCCTTCCACCTCCCGGCGGACCGGGCGGTGTTGACCGGGGACACCGTCCTGGGGCGCGGGACGACGATGGTGGCCCACCCGGACGGGCGGCTCGGGGAGTACCTGGACTCGCTGCGGCGGCTGCGCTCGCTCACCGTCGACGACGGGGTGCACACGGTGCTGCCGGGGCACGGCCCGGTCCTGGAGGACGCCCAGGGAGCCATGGAGTTCTACCTCGCGCACCGGGCGAGCCGCCTCGCCCAGGTGGAGACGGCCGTCGAGAACGGGGCCCGGACGGCCCCGGAGATCGTCGCCCAGGTGTACGCGGCGGTGGACCGCTCCCTCTGGCCGGCCGCCGAGCTCTCCGTACGGGCGCAGCTGGACTACCTGAAGGAGCGGGGGCTGATCTGA
- a CDS encoding NUDIX hydrolase — MSNGQSNGQWYPPEWPDRIRALAAGELVPATPRRAATVLLLKDGAEGPSVHMLRRRASMAFAGGAYAYPGGGVDPRDEHPVRWAGPSREEWAARLGLTDPAQAQAVVCAAVRETYEEAGVLLAGETPDSVVGDTTGDAWEKDRAALVARELSFADFLDRRGLVLRSDLLGAWARWITPEFEPRRYDTWFFVAALPAGQRTRNASTEADRTVWIRPADAAAGYDRGELTMMPPTISTLRGLERFGTAGEALAAAGAQDLTPVLAQARLDGDELVLSWPGHDEFTKHIPTGGAS, encoded by the coding sequence ATGTCGAATGGTCAGTCGAATGGTCAGTGGTACCCACCGGAATGGCCCGACCGCATCCGCGCCCTCGCCGCCGGTGAGCTGGTCCCCGCCACACCCAGGCGGGCCGCCACCGTGCTCCTCCTGAAGGACGGCGCCGAGGGGCCCTCCGTGCACATGCTGCGGCGGCGCGCCTCCATGGCCTTCGCGGGCGGGGCGTACGCGTATCCCGGCGGCGGCGTCGACCCCCGGGACGAGCACCCCGTGCGCTGGGCCGGACCCTCCCGCGAGGAGTGGGCGGCCCGCCTCGGTCTCACCGACCCCGCGCAGGCCCAGGCCGTCGTCTGCGCCGCCGTGCGCGAGACGTACGAGGAGGCGGGCGTACTGCTCGCCGGGGAGACGCCCGACAGCGTGGTCGGCGACACGACCGGGGACGCGTGGGAGAAGGACCGGGCGGCCCTGGTCGCCCGCGAGCTGTCCTTCGCGGACTTCCTCGACCGGCGCGGGCTCGTGCTGCGCTCCGACCTCCTCGGCGCCTGGGCCCGCTGGATCACGCCCGAGTTCGAACCCCGGCGCTACGACACCTGGTTCTTCGTGGCCGCCCTCCCGGCCGGCCAGCGCACCCGCAACGCGTCCACCGAGGCCGACCGCACCGTCTGGATCCGCCCGGCGGACGCGGCGGCCGGCTACGACCGGGGCGAGCTGACGATGATGCCGCCGACCATCTCGACCCTGCGCGGCCTGGAGCGGTTCGGCACGGCGGGCGAGGCCCTCGCCGCCGCGGGGGCGCAGGACCTGACCCCGGTCCTCGCGCAGGCCCGCCTGGACGGCGACGAGCTGGTCCTGAGCTGGCCGGGCCACGACGAGTTCACCAAGCACATCCCGACGGGCGGTGCCTCGTGA
- a CDS encoding RidA family protein has product MSGAVEAKLAELGLTLPEVVPPLAAYQPAVQSGVYVYTSGQLPMVAGKLPLTGKVGAEVTAEEAKELAATCALNALAAVKSVAGDLDRVKRVVKVVGFVASAADFTGQPGVINGASELLGAVLGEKGVHARSAVGVAVLPLDAPVEVEVQVELVQD; this is encoded by the coding sequence GTGAGCGGGGCCGTCGAGGCCAAGCTGGCCGAGCTGGGCCTGACCCTGCCGGAGGTCGTGCCGCCGCTGGCCGCCTACCAGCCGGCCGTGCAGTCGGGCGTGTACGTCTACACCTCGGGCCAGCTCCCGATGGTGGCGGGCAAGCTCCCGCTCACCGGCAAGGTCGGCGCCGAGGTCACGGCCGAGGAGGCCAAGGAGCTCGCGGCCACCTGTGCGCTGAACGCGCTCGCGGCCGTGAAGTCGGTCGCCGGTGACCTCGACCGCGTCAAGCGCGTCGTGAAGGTCGTCGGCTTCGTCGCCTCCGCCGCCGACTTCACCGGCCAGCCGGGCGTCATCAACGGGGCCAGCGAGCTGCTCGGCGCCGTCCTCGGCGAGAAGGGCGTGCACGCGCGCAGCGCCGTCGGCGTCGCCGTGCTCCCCCTGGACGCGCCGGTCGAGGTCGAGGTCCAGGTCGAGCTCGTCCAGGACTGA
- a CDS encoding DUF4177 domain-containing protein: MTKWEYATVPLLVHATKQILDTWGEDGWELVQVVPGPNNPEQLVAYLKRAKS; this comes from the coding sequence ATGACCAAGTGGGAGTACGCGACTGTGCCGCTGCTGGTGCACGCGACGAAGCAGATTCTGGACACCTGGGGCGAGGACGGCTGGGAGCTCGTCCAGGTCGTGCCCGGACCGAACAACCCCGAGCAGCTCGTGGCCTACCTGAAGCGGGCCAAGTCGTGA
- a CDS encoding ArsA family ATPase: MSRLQVVSGKGGTGKTTVAAALALALATEGKRTLLVEVEGRQGIAQIFETEPLPYEERKIAVAPGGGEVFALAIDAERALLDYLQMFYKLGGAGRALKKLGAIDFATTIAPGVRDVLLTGKACEAVRRREKQGGFTYDYVVMDAPPTGRITRFLNVNDEVAGLARIGPIHNQAQAVMRFLKSPDTAVHLVTLLEEMPVQETADGIAELRAAELPVGRTVVNMVRPHVLDEAAVRAASGDHRDAIAATLAAAGVKGGTKLVEPLLEQAAEHAQRVELERAQREVLDGIGVPTYELPFLGDGADIAGLYRLAKELRRQGVGA, from the coding sequence GTGAGCAGGCTCCAGGTCGTCAGCGGCAAGGGCGGTACCGGTAAGACCACGGTCGCCGCCGCACTCGCGCTCGCCCTCGCGACCGAGGGCAAGCGCACCCTTCTCGTGGAGGTCGAGGGCAGGCAGGGCATCGCGCAGATCTTCGAGACGGAGCCGCTGCCGTACGAGGAGCGCAAGATCGCCGTCGCGCCCGGCGGCGGCGAGGTGTTCGCCCTGGCCATCGACGCCGAGCGGGCCCTCCTCGACTACCTCCAGATGTTCTACAAACTGGGCGGCGCGGGCCGGGCCCTGAAGAAGCTGGGCGCGATCGACTTCGCGACGACGATAGCCCCGGGCGTCCGGGACGTGCTGCTGACCGGGAAGGCCTGCGAGGCGGTGCGGCGGCGCGAGAAGCAGGGCGGCTTCACGTACGACTACGTGGTGATGGACGCCCCGCCGACGGGCCGCATCACCCGCTTCCTCAACGTGAACGACGAGGTGGCCGGGCTGGCCCGGATCGGCCCGATACACAATCAGGCCCAGGCGGTCATGCGCTTCCTGAAGTCCCCGGACACGGCGGTGCACCTGGTGACGCTCCTGGAGGAGATGCCCGTCCAGGAGACGGCGGACGGCATCGCCGAGCTCCGCGCGGCCGAACTGCCGGTGGGCCGGACCGTCGTGAACATGGTCCGCCCGCACGTCCTGGACGAGGCGGCGGTACGGGCCGCCTCCGGCGACCACCGCGACGCCATCGCCGCCACCCTGGCGGCGGCCGGAGTCAAGGGCGGGACGAAGCTGGTCGAGCCGCTGCTCGAACAGGCCGCGGAGCACGCCCAGCGGGTGGAGCTGGAGCGGGCCCAGCGCGAGGTGCTGGACGGCATCGGGGTGCCGACGTACGAACTGCCCTTCCTGGGCGACGGGGCGGACATCGCCGGTCTCTACCGGCTGGCGAAGGAACTGCGGAGGCAAGGGGTGGGCGCGTGA
- a CDS encoding ArsA family ATPase, which yields MTEAQKAAAANGLDAVPVLELDPLIDDPATRIIVCCGAGGVGKTTTAAALGVRAAERGRRVVVLTIDPARRLAQSMGIDSLDNVPRKVEGIKGSDGGELHAMMLDMKRTFDEIVEAHADADRARAILENPFYQSLSAGFAGTQEYMAMEKLGQLRARDEWDLIVVDTPPSRSALDFLDAPKRLGSFLDGKFIKLLMAPAKVGGRAGMKFLNVGMSMMTGTLGKLLGGQFLKDVQTFVAAMDTMFGGFRTRADATYKLLQAPGTAFLVVATPERDALREAAYFVERLAAEEMPLAGLVINRVHASGAARLSAERARAAAENLDEGRIVDQGGGKTAGRGPRATSPETAAVPPVSEAAPTAEADTDVPQLTAGLLRLHAERMQVLAREQRTRDRFTALHPEVAVAEVAALPGDVHDLAGLRAIGDRLTTGRMPS from the coding sequence GTGACGGAGGCGCAGAAGGCCGCGGCGGCGAACGGTCTCGACGCGGTCCCCGTCCTGGAGCTCGACCCGCTGATCGACGACCCGGCCACCCGGATCATCGTGTGCTGCGGTGCGGGCGGGGTCGGCAAGACGACGACCGCGGCGGCGCTCGGCGTGCGGGCGGCGGAGCGCGGCCGGCGGGTCGTGGTGCTCACCATCGACCCGGCGCGCCGGCTCGCGCAGTCGATGGGCATCGACTCGCTGGACAACGTGCCGCGGAAGGTCGAGGGCATCAAGGGCTCCGACGGCGGCGAGCTGCACGCGATGATGCTCGACATGAAGCGGACCTTCGACGAGATCGTCGAGGCGCACGCGGACGCCGACCGGGCCCGGGCGATCCTGGAGAACCCCTTCTACCAGTCCCTGTCGGCCGGTTTCGCCGGTACGCAGGAGTACATGGCGATGGAGAAGCTGGGCCAGCTGCGGGCCAGGGACGAGTGGGACCTGATCGTGGTGGACACGCCGCCGTCCCGGTCGGCGCTGGACTTCCTGGACGCGCCGAAGCGGCTCGGTTCCTTCCTGGACGGGAAGTTCATCAAGCTGCTGATGGCGCCCGCGAAGGTGGGCGGCCGGGCCGGGATGAAGTTCCTCAACGTCGGCATGTCGATGATGACGGGGACGCTGGGCAAGCTGCTGGGCGGTCAGTTCCTCAAGGACGTGCAGACCTTCGTGGCCGCCATGGACACGATGTTCGGCGGCTTCCGGACCCGCGCGGACGCCACGTACAAACTGCTCCAGGCGCCGGGCACGGCCTTCCTCGTGGTGGCGACGCCGGAGCGCGACGCGCTGCGCGAGGCGGCGTACTTCGTGGAGCGGCTGGCCGCGGAGGAGATGCCGCTGGCCGGTCTCGTCATCAACCGCGTCCACGCCAGCGGCGCCGCCCGGCTGTCGGCCGAGCGGGCGCGGGCCGCCGCGGAAAATCTTGACGAGGGGCGCATTGTGGATCAGGGGGGCGGGAAGACTGCTGGGCGTGGCCCCCGAGCCACTTCGCCCGAGACCGCCGCCGTACCGCCCGTGTCCGAGGCTGCCCCCACAGCCGAAGCGGACACGGATGTCCCACAGCTCACCGCAGGACTGCTCCGTCTCCATGCCGAGCGGATGCAGGTGCTCGCACGCGAACAGCGCACGCGCGATCGCTTCACCGCGCTCCACCCCGAGGTGGCGGTCGCCGAAGTGGCCGCCCTGCCCGGCGATGTGCACGACCTCGCCGGTCTGCGGGCCATCGGTGACCGTCTGACGACGGGTCGCATGCCGTCGTAG
- a CDS encoding WhiB family transcriptional regulator, with translation MGWVADWSAQAACRTTDPDELFVQGAAQNRAKAVCTGCPVRTECLADALDNRVEFGVWGGMTERERRALLRRRPTVTSWRRLLETARTEYERGAGLLPVAMDDDATYETYAAVG, from the coding sequence ATGGGCTGGGTAGCTGACTGGAGTGCGCAGGCGGCCTGCCGCACTACCGATCCGGATGAACTTTTCGTGCAGGGAGCGGCGCAGAACAGGGCAAAGGCGGTGTGCACCGGATGCCCGGTGCGGACCGAATGCCTCGCCGACGCCCTCGACAACCGTGTGGAATTCGGCGTGTGGGGCGGCATGACGGAGCGCGAGCGCCGCGCCCTGCTGCGCCGCCGGCCGACCGTCACCTCGTGGCGCCGGCTCCTGGAGACCGCGCGCACCGAGTACGAGCGGGGCGCGGGCCTGCTGCCCGTGGCGATGGACGACGACGCGACGTACGAGACGTACGCGGCGGTCGGCTAG